In one Cyanobacteriota bacterium genomic region, the following are encoded:
- a CDS encoding glycoside hydrolase family 57 protein, whose protein sequence is MSIGYLALVLHAHLPFVRHPESDYVLEEEWLYEAITETYIPLLRVFEGLKQDGIDFKITMSMTPPLVSMLRDPLLQERYDAHLAKLEELAELEVEKNVYNGHIRYLAEHYATEFNKVRQTWEHYNGDLVTAFKQFLDSNNLDIITCGATHGYLPLMKMYPEAVWAQIKVACEHYEENFGRPPKGIWLPECAYYEGLERMLADAGLRYFITDGHGILYARPRPRFGTYAPIFTETGVAAFGRDHESSQQVWSSVVGYPGDPVYREFYKDLGWEADYEYIKPYIMPNGQRKNTGIKYHRITARDGGLSDKALYDPYWAREKAAEHAGNFMYNRERQIEHLHGIMQRPPIIVSPYDAELFGHWWYEGPWFIDYLFRKAWYDQNTFDMTHLSDYLRSHPTQQVCRPSQSSWGYKGFHEYWLNDTNAWIYPHLHKATERMIDLARNEPVDELQWRALNQAARELLLAQSSDWAFIMRTGTMVPYAVRRTRSHLMRFNKLYDDLRQGKVDAGWLSKVEAIDNIFPNINYRVYRSL, encoded by the coding sequence ATGAGCATCGGCTATCTCGCTCTCGTTCTCCACGCCCACCTGCCCTTCGTCCGCCACCCTGAAAGTGACTACGTGCTAGAAGAAGAATGGCTCTACGAAGCAATTACAGAGACTTATATTCCATTGTTACGTGTCTTTGAGGGGCTGAAGCAGGATGGCATTGACTTCAAGATCACCATGAGCATGACTCCACCGTTAGTGTCTATGCTCCGTGACCCACTGCTTCAAGAGCGCTATGATGCTCATCTTGCCAAACTAGAAGAGCTAGCGGAGCTAGAGGTTGAAAAGAATGTTTACAATGGACATATTCGATACCTAGCAGAGCACTATGCTACGGAATTTAACAAGGTTCGACAAACTTGGGAGCACTATAACGGTGACCTTGTTACAGCCTTTAAGCAGTTTTTAGACAGTAACAACTTAGACATCATCACCTGTGGTGCTACCCACGGTTATTTGCCACTGATGAAAATGTACCCAGAGGCAGTGTGGGCACAGATTAAGGTTGCCTGTGAACACTACGAGGAGAACTTTGGTCGTCCACCCAAGGGCATTTGGCTGCCAGAGTGTGCCTATTACGAAGGGTTGGAACGCATGTTGGCCGACGCTGGGCTACGGTACTTTATCACTGACGGTCATGGCATTCTCTATGCTCGTCCTCGCCCCCGGTTTGGCACCTACGCCCCTATTTTTACTGAGACTGGTGTAGCTGCCTTTGGTCGTGACCATGAGTCATCTCAGCAAGTGTGGTCATCGGTGGTTGGTTATCCTGGTGATCCAGTGTACCGGGAGTTCTACAAAGATTTGGGCTGGGAAGCAGACTATGAGTACATCAAGCCCTACATTATGCCCAATGGACAACGAAAGAATACTGGTATCAAGTATCACAGAATCACTGCTAGGGATGGGGGACTGAGTGATAAAGCTCTGTACGACCCTTACTGGGCACGGGAAAAAGCTGCGGAACATGCAGGAAACTTCATGTATAACCGTGAACGTCAGATTGAGCACCTCCATGGCATCATGCAGCGTCCGCCTATCATTGTTTCTCCCTATGATGCTGAGCTGTTTGGGCACTGGTGGTATGAAGGGCCTTGGTTTATTGATTACCTATTCCGCAAAGCTTGGTACGACCAAAATACCTTTGACATGACGCACCTGTCAGACTATCTACGATCGCACCCCACGCAGCAAGTTTGTCGTCCCTCCCAATCGAGTTGGGGCTATAAGGGTTTCCACGAATACTGGCTGAATGATACCAATGCTTGGATTTATCCTCATCTGCATAAGGCAACTGAGCGCATGATTGACCTCGCCCGCAATGAACCTGTAGATGAGTTGCAGTGGCGGGCATTGAACCAAGCTGCACGAGAGTTACTCCTAGCTCAATCGTCTGACTGGGCGTTCATCATGCGTACAGGAACCATGGTGCCTTACGCGGTGCGTCGCACTCGATCGCACTTGATGCGCTTCAACAAGCTGTATGACGATCTGCGGCAAGGCAAGGTCGATGCGGGGTGGTTGAGTAAGGTCGAGGCAATTGATAACATCTTCCCCAATATCAACTATCGAGTTTATCGATCGCTGTAA
- the bcp gene encoding thioredoxin-dependent thiol peroxidase, translating to MALNPGDIAPAFTLTDTDGNTVSLSDFRGKRVVLYFYPRDNTPGCTKEACGFRDAYADYQAKDIVVLGVSTDDAESHAKFVKKYDLPFTLLCDPDGAVATAYDSYGLKKFMGKEYMGVSRHTFVIGVDGRIEKIYRKVKPENHAAEILADLDA from the coding sequence ATGGCATTAAACCCTGGTGACATTGCTCCCGCTTTTACCCTGACGGATACTGACGGCAATACTGTGAGTCTGTCAGATTTCCGGGGTAAGCGGGTTGTGCTGTATTTCTACCCTCGTGACAATACCCCAGGATGCACCAAAGAGGCCTGTGGCTTTCGGGATGCCTATGCTGACTATCAAGCCAAGGATATTGTGGTGCTAGGTGTTAGTACGGATGATGCTGAGTCCCACGCTAAGTTTGTGAAAAAATATGATTTGCCCTTTACGTTGCTGTGTGATCCAGATGGTGCAGTAGCAACGGCCTACGATAGCTATGGACTGAAAAAGTTCATGGGTAAGGAATACATGGGTGTCTCTCGCCATACCTTTGTAATTGGGGTGGATGGTCGCATTGAGAAGATCTATCGTAAGGTGAAGCCAGAGAACCATGCGGCTGAGATCTTGGCAGACTTAGATGCCTAG